In Podospora pseudopauciseta strain CBS 411.78 chromosome 3, whole genome shotgun sequence, one genomic interval encodes:
- a CDS encoding hypothetical protein (COG:A; EggNog:ENOG503PBW9), translating to MESSPIYSFSSVAEFARIHKAGTEHEFLQDARLIDEINGQDLKFDAWLITRIRQTIKRSEYLLLVQPGSNGESKMPSKGGGGKVRIAFADGSFSGYWDVARIENPVAILGSSSSPLAKLPAYKVTVPTAQHHEVLDKPIIDSTGSSSSPAATSPKRLSPAASSSSTISPIASSVGNSSGLRRDSHDHKIVADQIDLASQLNPTNVVKVNFHLFASESTKDSEIGALESLHGRYQNATDRQLDAFNYFVTLTNPAFRVNLHDKLPHMKKALDRPGWFETPLGKRFQMLNQQQKEAYLHGFDHLPCGICVLPGGPGAGKTHFNLFTIAMAQSEPMVRYGKRPDESAKVLFIVDMNSPVDDVANRMVRLYQDLGMKKSIIRMKGWGFEVNRSSKLNQAEDAAAGGIANADFTNQFLATVKEMTTGQNSETSCRAQSLDEAAWERYEAHKDTEYELIKKYMEEELFGEEECLVVPLRFRNLVYDLYRDTLADADFIATTPVAASNHFKGMFKPDLVFFDESPHARELCNLVAIANFNPVAWIFCGDHRQTVPYVGSAGSGSQNPYARQMQISMMERAARAGVIRHELLINHRAYGSLHRLASGLWYNGRMVSGTTKTENRPLVHVRNYLSRLIGNKPCGVPRLIVHLKGSVGEMTEGTSCWNPSHAAWVMTRVKELLADQHFRKPDRVEPGTVLIISPYRAAFQRYKKELRTLPQWAQKRVEARTVDVSQGHEADFVFLDLSKERSTDFLDDPNRLCVALTRARLGEIILMSGDMPYSEHFKHRSEHLRRMYAACMNRSSSATSENGDGNDLCSGNGQVVWLHAEIPDNEDWSTPLSDDWPTMAYDDLDEIDQSALLRRKATEALAAQNKRNEEFYRRSTTRKINQEAYDWLMCRDADGDSEKKEFSPENEVLEKYVQRKDIVQEKECIVEKQIEGEVSTEKENSVDQNDHVMMKELVNKTHELLENPSNPSPSGCGMWGCAWCGLNFCGGWGWILECLQRGEVRSKHRIEGSGCTDCLVACCCPCCGVIQSHKEVEKRRDAMQGGVPDKMGYQGQAPMRA from the exons ATGGAGTCCTCTCCCATTTACAGTTTCAGCTCTGTCGCCGAATTTGCGCGCATCCACAAGGCTGGAACGGAGCATGAGTTCCTTCAAGATGCGCGGTTGATCGATGAGATCAATGGGCAGGACCTCAAGTTCGATGCTTG GCTCATTACTCGTATTCGGCAAACCATAAAGCGCAGCGAATACCTCCTTCTCGTTCAGCCAGGCTCCAACGGCGAAAGCAAGATGCCGTCCAAAGGTGGAGGTGGCAAAGTGAGAATCGCCTTTGCGGATGGTAGTTTCAGCGGATACTGGGATGTTGCTCGCATTGAAAATCCAGTTGCCATTCTGGGATCGAGCAGCTCGCCGCTGGCAAAGCTTCCCGCATACAAAGTAACCGTTCCGACTGCACAGCATCATGAGGTCTTGGACAAACCCATTATCGACTCTACTGGGTCATCTTCCAGTCCGGCGGCCACAAGCCCCAAGCGTCTCTCCCCAGcagcctcctcatcatcaaccatttCACCCATCGCCTCCTCGGTTGGGAACTCTTCTGGTTTGCGTCGCGATTCTCACGATCACAAGATTGTCGCAGACCAAATTGATCTGGCCTCTCAGCTGAACCCAACCAACGTTGTCAAGGTCAATTTCCATCTTTTCGCCTCGGAATCAACCAAAGATTCTGAAATTGGAGCGTTAGAGTCTCTCCACGGTCGTTACCAGAACGCGACGGATCGACAACTGGACGCATTCAACTACTTTGTCACCTTGACAAACCCTGCTTTCCGTGTCAACCTTCACGATAAACTGCCACACATGAAGAAGGCTCTTGACCGGCCTGGCTGGTTTGAGACGCCCCTCGGCAAGAGGTTTCAGATGCTAAACCAACAGCAGAAGGAGGCTTATCTTCACGGCTTTGACCATCTACCATGCGGTATTTGTGTTCTCCCAGGGGGGCCTGGTGCGGGTAAGACGCACTTCAATCTGTTCACTATCGCCATGGCTCAGTCTGAGCCCATGGTACGATATGGGAAGCGTCCGGATGAGTCGGCAAAGGTTTTGTTCATCGTCGATATGAACAGTCCTGTCGACGATGTTGCGAACCGAATGGTCCGCCTGTACCAAGATCTGGGCATGAAGAAGTCGATCATTCGGAtgaagggttggggttttgaGGTGAACCGGAGCTCTAAGCTGAACCAAGCGGAGGACGCCGCGGCGGGCGGAATTGCCAATGCCGACTTCACCAACCAATTCCTTGCGACTGTCAAAGAGATGACCACTGGGCAAAACTCCGAGACCAGTTGCAGAGCCCAGAGTCTCGACGAAGCGGCTTGGGAGCGTTATGAAGCACACAAGGATACGGAGTATGAGCTGATCAAGAAGTACATGGAAGAAGAGTTGTtcggtgaggaggaatgCCTCGTGGTCCCCCTCCGTTTTCGCAATCTAGTATACGATCTGTACCGAGACACCCTAGCCGACGCCGACTTTATTGCGACAACCCCTGTGGCTGCGTCTAATCATTTTAAAGGCATGTTCAAGCCCGACTTGGTGTTCTTTGATGAGTCGCCTCATGCCCGAGAGCTGTGCAACTTGGTAGCAATTGCAAACTTCAACCCGGTCGCCTGGATATTTTGCGGCGATCATCGGCAAACTGTACCTTATGTCGGTTCTGCGGGCTCCGGTTCTCAGAATCCCTACGCGCGACAAATGCAAATTTCGATGATGGAACGCGCGGCCAGGGCCGGGGTGATTCGTCATGAACTCTTGATCAATCACCGTGCCTATGGCAGCCTTCATCGGTTGGCATCCGGTCTTTGGTACAACGGACGCATGGTCTCGGGAACAACAAAAACGGAAAACCGCCCACTCGTTCATGTCCGCAACTATCTGAGCCGGCTCATTGGCAATAAGCCGTGCGGAGTACCGAGACTCATTGTTCATCTGAAAGGATCTGTCGGAGAAATGACGGAGGGAACATCATGCTGGAATCCCAGCCACGCGGCTTGGGTGATGACTCGTGTCAAGGAGTTGCTGGCTGATCAACATTTTCGCAAGCCGGACAGGGTGGAGCCCGGCACCGTCCTCATAATATCGCCATACAGAGCAGCCTTCCAGCGGTATAAGAAGGAGCTCAGGACACTCCCTCAATGGGCCCAGAAGCGGGTGGAAGCCCGTACAGTCGATGTCTCGCAAGGCCACGAGGCTGACTTTGTGTTTTTGGATCTCTCGAAGGAGAGATCTACTGATTTTCTTGACGACCCTAATAGGTTGTGCGTGGCTCTAACCAGAGCGCGTTTAGGGGAGATAATCCTGATGTCTGGAGATATGCCGTATTCCGAGCATTTCAAGCACCGAAGTGAGCATCTTCGCCGGATGTACGCTGCCTGCATGAACCGCTCATCATCCGCTACCAGTGAGAATGGGGATGGGAACGATCTTTGCAGCGGGAATGGACAGGTTGTTTGGCTGCATGCCGAAATCCCCGACAATGAGGATTGGTCTACCCCGTTGTCTGACGACTGGCCCACGATGGCGTATGACGACCTGGACGAGATCGATCAGTCGGCTCTGTTGCGCCGCAAGGCTACCGAGGCCTTGGCCGCTCAGAACAAGAGAAACGAGGAGTTTTACCGCAGATCCACCACTCGGAAGATCAACCAAGAGGCATATGACTGGCTGATGTGTCGCGATGCGGATGGCGATAGTGAAAAGAAGGAGTTTTCTCCCGAGAACGAGGTATTGGAGAAGTATGTTCAGAGGAAGGATATTGTTCAGGAGAAGGAGTGCATTGTGGAGAAGCAgattgagggggaggtgtcTACTGAGAAGGAGAACTCTGTCGATCAGAACGACCATGTCATGATGAAGGAGT
- a CDS encoding hypothetical protein (EggNog:ENOG503PNM1): MTIRPVGNLHEIEHVPSQEPLVHFPVGFPGSQTPSSIINTSWHHSNITTHLHSMGYFVGITSTGFVGTDELSAVTSFQPCHIFGDQMLIGTGIRVGFYLLYIAAIVAVLFGVDKQFRFWHGAWGILALSLFLSMFLNVVDYNLIIIDYAILIQLVLWYPVYFVFTVLFRQALVVDGRRGAKTDTEYRERLQRCRQSAVTELDVARARAYSDVLKAFALHAAAEEADADHDAAQEALVHAVQHYVSHWHEQIEVPAEDGSQLGNNTDGGAVTTVYNTELIEEIAAAPTRADIDKLRDLYVAALVHSNHSVAEARAAEHEVALIASEELVIKRRARRPKNAFWHFLLTTSYKDQLTAAIGLLIWSMYMFGTAALNWPLLRNGNKQGGTCDNVPTVYFVLAPKKPFADAGFATFLRVWTVGVCIVAVITTAVALFILFVSFFGPAALGLRQKERKRKGKKSVESGQGEYVYDVRSSPGYSCKARGRHTQEILSCIHQTQSRTIRHRYQSRTTSPIQFTLWNIPWAVLLAVLLLVTIVCAELTINRQGPNNNMPLDFARPPLRETSEILGFLIGLYSLVLTLLSVIGAFVAAIFRKRRRGNQHDEQHIHYYRREKGGQVGRSEQPALVD, from the coding sequence atgACTATCAGGCCAGTCGGCAACCTTCATGAGATCGAGCATGTCCCCTCTCAAGAGCCCCTCGTCCATTTCCCTGTGGGTTTCCCTGGAAGTCAAACTCCATCCTCTATCATCAACACATCCTGGCACCacagcaacatcaccactcaCTTGCACTCGATGGGCTACTTCGTGGgcatcaccagcaccggcTTCGTGGGGACCGACGAGCTGAGTGCGGTGACCTCTTTTCAACCATGTCATATCTTTGGTGATCAGATGCTCATCGGCACGGGAATTCGTGTTGGATTCTACCTGCTTTATATCGCTGCCATTGTTGCCGTCCTGTTTGGCGTTGACAAGCAATTCCGTTTCTGGCACGGCGCATGGGGTATTCTGGCCCTGTCCCTCTTTTTGTCCATGTTCCTCAACGTTGTGGACTACAATTTGATTATCATTGACTACGCCATCTTGATCCAGCTCGTACTCTGGTATCCAGTCTATTTCGTCTTCACTGTTCTCTTCCGACAGGcattggtggttgatgggaggaggggagccaAGACCGACACAGAATATCGAGAGCGTCTTCAGCGGTGTCGACAGTCAGCAGTGACAGAGCTGGATGTTGCACGAGCACGAGCCTATTCTGATGTTTTGAAAGCATTTGCTCTACatgcggcggcggaggaagCAGACGCAGACCATGACGCTGCTCAAGAAGCCCTTGTTCATGCGGTACAGCACTACGTCTCCCACTGGCATGAGCAGATCGAGGTCCCGGCCGAGGACGGCTCTCAGCTGGGGAACAACACCGACGGAGGGGCCGTGACAACAGTCTACAACACTGAGCTGATCGAGGAAATTGCAGCCGCTCCCACCCGCGCCGATATTGACAAGCTCCGGGATCTCTACGTTGCGGCATTGGTCCATTCCAACCACTCCGTGGCCGAAGCCCGAGCCGCTGAGCATGAGGTTGCCCTCATTGCGTCTGAAGAACTCGTCATCAAGCGCCGAGCACGACGACCCAAGAATGCCTTCTGGCATTTCTTGCTGACAACCAGTTACAAAGACCAGCTGACGGCTGCCATCGGGCTCTTGATCTGGTCGATGTACATGTTTGGGACGGCGGCACTAAACTGGCCACTTCTCCGCAATGGTAACAAGCAAGGTGGCACCTGTGACAATGTTCCAACCGTTTACTTTGTCCTGGCGCCGAAGAAGCCTTTCGCAGATGCAGGATTTGCCACCTTTCTTCGGGTCTGGACCGTCGGAGTTTGCATCGTCGCTGTCATCACCACGGCCGTTGCCCTGTTTATCTTGTTTGTCAGCTTTTTTGGCCCCGCTGCACTTGGTCTACGccagaaggagaggaagaggaagggcaAGAAGTCAGTCGAGTCAGGTCAAGGAGAGTACGTCTATGATGTCCGGAGCTCACCAGGCTACTCTTGCAAAGCTCGTGGTCGACACACGCAGGAGATCCTTTCCTGCATTCACCAGACTCAGTCCCGAACAATCAGACATCGATACCAAAGCAGAACAACCTCGCCAATTCAGTTCACCCTGTGGAATATCCCCTGGGCCGTTTTGCTAGctgtgctgttgttggtcaCGATCGTCTGTGCCGAGCTGACCATCAACAGGCAAggccccaacaacaacatgccGTTGGATTTTGCTCGGCCGCCTCTTCGCGAGACTTCGGAGATCCTTGGCTTCTTGATTGGGTTGTATTCTCTGGTGTTGACGCTACTCAGTGTGATCGGGGCGTTTGTTGCGGCCATCTTTCGCAAGCGTCGCCGAGGCAATCAGCATGACGAGCAGCATATCCACTACTATCGACGTGAGAAGGGGGGTCAAGTAGGGAGGTCCGAACAGCCTGCATTGGTGGATTGA
- a CDS encoding hypothetical protein (EggNog:ENOG503PMQE), whose translation MQRGSIFGASTSSPSDDATDFLTKRKPDGSCQGHILVPKEFLAPMLYDVGVLFLSKRDSDKNEARCLSSLGSAFEICTSNIILKMSTKSVLFTGLQLLVVVCSAQKNEFFRWNTPRAAGLEGPSLDRRQTTPPGYHPEFGSCGSGTTCENACGANWLSCRASTELSLFCYNQVDLGQSCCENGSGRACDRGYYCAWKELGGRVWCCEDGQSLEECGVGGGTTSAPPSSSTATTSAGPSGSTDTTTTPTDTESDFPTATDSQCVPSTVTSWGTTTVVSTFEVTVTVGTGECNTASTVTSPPGSSSWTDTTITKPPTSQTTHRPTNSTTTSPIVTAGSCDLRVNLGSLALFVLGVMLY comes from the exons ATGCAGCGGGGTTCAATATTCGGGGCTTCAACTTCTAGCCCATCAGATGACGCCACGGACTTTTTgaccaaaagaaaacctgATGGTTCCTGCCAGGGTCACATCTTGGTTCCCAAAGAATTCTTAGCTCCCATGCTTTATGATGTCGGCGTCTTGTTCCTGAGCAAGCGTGACTCGGATAAGAATGAGGCTCGCTGCCTCTCCTCTCTTGGCAGTGCTTTCGAAATCTGTACCTCCAACATCATTTTGAAAATGTCGACAAAAAGTGTCCTTTTTACAGGCCTCCAgctcttggtggtggtctgcTCTGCGCAGAAGAACGAGTTCTTCCGGTGGAACACACCGAGGGCAGCTGGCCTGGAAGGACCATCCCTCGATCGTCGTCAGACAACTCCTCCTGGCTATCATCCCGAGTTTGGCTCATGCGGTAGCGGTACAACTTGCGAAAATGCCTGCGGTGCAAACTGGCTGTCGTGCAGGGCGTCGACGGAGCTGTCGTTGTTCTGCTACAACCAAGTGGATCTAGGTCAAAGCTGTTGTGAGAATGGCTCAGGGCGTGCCTGTGACCGTGGATACTATTGCGCATGGAAAGAACTCGGCGGAAGAGTATGGTGCTGCGAAGAT GGCCAAAGTCTGGAAGAATGCGGTGTGGGCGGAGGGACCACGTCTGCACCCCCTTCATCCTCCACGGCAACCACCTCGGCGGGCCCAAGCGGCTCAACagacaccacaaccacaccaaCGGACACAGAGAGCGACTTTCCTACCGCAACAGACAGTCAGTGTGTCCCCTCCACCGTCACCTCATGGGGAACAACCACCGTGGTCTCAACCTTTGAAGTGACCGTCACTGTTGGGACTGGCGAGTGCAACACGGCATCAACTGTAACTTCCCCCCCAGGCAGCTCATCCTGGACCGACACCACGATAACGAAGCCACCAACATCCCAAACAACTCACAGACCTACG AACTCAACGACGACCTCGCCTATCGTCACCGCAGGCAGCTGTGATTTGAGAGTCAATCTTGGCTCATTGGCACTTTTTGTGCTCGGAGTGATGCTGTACTAA
- a CDS encoding hypothetical protein (COG:S; EggNog:ENOG503PDJF), with translation MITAMAGSASGSRAAILLTLIALCLGGVADAKFLSIPFTTDFDIFGSGTYGPDGPWQAVGVLLGSHERKSHLVPLEGPAVPVWPTAASMVALHSTKAGGKYNITRSGNASEPFLKITEGTSEDNASALFRFADLNSNHRTSGLMVVDAMTFTNLRFEEPGYANVQATIYVMDSSVISYPNNRTSKPTVGVLGFGRPSDLNFRGTSVLVQMKEAGLISSSSFGLHIASVPLKQRGSLILGGYEENRVIGPVGVFTKTTGLPVTYLTDVSIGYEGTTEKDREDGSVWPNPVPDEASRVGLARFMQPSENGIIAIPNPAVPGIYLPPPVCANAATKLPVVWKEDLGYYLWDTTDPRYDTVMNFGGYMAFTFLDSTAANITIKIPFKLLNLTLEAPIVDEPVPYFPCHDTDSYNTGIWELGRAFLQGAFFGVNYDTNVTFLAQAPGPDMEQSATRSLEPTDRNMTGLPVKTFVNSWRKQWPELVIPDTESTLSPGALAGIIIGTLAVVGLLTTLGWFVWRRRQRGRGAQQLSGEQPSDSEMKSVSELGIPDKVEAKICPYPEKPFVEIGDSTVLELDSRGVTSVRTVRTARDLSQFSEAPDSPGVYEMPADNPFVDRQRDKEKEADRESQR, from the coding sequence ATGATAACAGCAATGGCGGGTTCGGCTTCTGGATCGAGGGCAGCGATCTTGTTGACCCTCATTGCTTTGTGCTTGGGAGGCGTTGCCGACGCAAAATTTCTTTCCATACCTTTCACCACCGACTTCGACATCTTTGGCTCAGGTACCTACGGCCCAGATGGACCATGGCAGGCTGTCGGCGTCCTGCTCGGGAGCCATGAGCGCAAGTCCCACCTCGTGCCTCTCGAGGGTCCCGCTGTGCCGGTCTGGCCTACAGCGGCCTCGATGGTAGCCCTTCACTCGACCAAGGCTGGTGGCAAGTACAACATCACCCGCTCCGGCAACGCATCCGAACCATTCCTCAAGATCACCGAGGGCACATCCGAAGACAACGCCTCGGCCCTTTTCCGCTTCGCAGATCTGAACTCCAACCACAGGACATCCGGCCTCATGGTTGTCGACGCAATGACCTTTACCAACCTGCGATTCGAGGAGCCCGGGTACGCCAACGTCCAGGCCACGATCTATGTGATGGACTCATCCGTCATCTCTTATCCCAACAACAGAACGTCCAAACCGACCGTCGGGGTCCTAGGCTTTGGACGACCGAGCGACCTGAACTTTCGCGGGACGAGCGTTCTGGTCCAGATGAAGGAGGCCGGTCTCATATCGTCTAGCTCATTTGGGCTGCACATCGCGAGCGTACCACTGAAGCAGCGGGGCTCGCTAATCTTGGGGGGATACGAAGAAAACAGAGTTATAGGTCCCGTAGGCGTCTTCACAAAGACAACCGGCCTGCCAGTCACCTATCTGACCGACGTCAGCATCGGATACGAGGGCACCACAGAGAAGGACAGGGAAGACGGGAGCGTGTGGCCCAACCCAGTACCAGACGAAGCGAGCAGAGTCGGTCTCGCGCGATTCATGCAGCCATCAGAAAACGGCATCATCGCCATTCCCAACCCAGCAGTTCCCGGCATctacctccctcctcccgtgTGCGCCAACGCAGCGACGAAGCTCCCTGTTGTATGGAAGGAAGACCTCGGGTATTATCTCTGGGACACAACAGACCCCCGTTACGACACGGTGATGAACTTTGGCGGCTACATGGCTTTCACCTTCCTCGactcaacagcagccaacatcaccatcaaaaTCCCATTCAAACTGCTCAATCTCACACTGGAGGCACCGATTGTCGACGAGCCGGTCCCCTATTTTCCATGCCACGACACCGACAGCTACAACACCGGCATCTGGGAACTGGGCCGAGCTTTTCTCCAGGGAGCTTTCTTTGGCGTCAACTACGACACAAACGTCACGTTTCTGGCGCAGGCCCCAGGCCCTGACATGGAACAAAGTGCGACACGATCCTTGGAGCCCACAGACCGAAACATGACCGGTCTGCCCGTCAAGACATTCGTCAATAGCTGGCGGAAACAATGGCCGGAGCTTGTGATTCCTGATACCGAGTCCACTCTCAGCCCGGGAGCTCTGGCAGGTATCATCATTGGGACCCTAGCGGTTGTTGGTCTACTCACGACTCTTGGCTGGTTTGTCTGGCGGCGGAGACAACGGGGTAGGGGGGCGCAACAGTTATCGGGGGAGCAGCCGTCGGATTCTGAAATGAAGTCCGTGAGTGAATTGGGCATCCCGGACAAGGTTGAAGCAAAAATATGCCCTTACCCGGAGAAGCCGTTTGTGGAGATAGGCGATAGCACTGTCCTGGAGCTGGACTCGAGAGGTGTAACAAGTGTGAGGACCGTGAGGACGGCGCGGGATCTGTCCCAGTTCAGCGAGGCACCGGACTCACCGGGTGTATACGAGATGCCTGCTGATAATCCATTTGTGGACCGGCAAAgggataaagaaaaggaggcgGACAGGGAAAGTCAACGGTGA
- a CDS encoding hypothetical protein (MEROPS:MER0078639; COG:O; EggNog:ENOG503P03Y), whose product MLPSLLFTMLSGAAFIHPTIASPSVILEKVEAKSIPPGWSFDHNATSTDKITLTIALKEPGFSEVKARLHQRQFGGNDDHLSRDQLHTYLQPKNKNIETVKSWLRSNAGVKNVHVQGSLLSFETTARQVKDLFSADLKYYTYSSDDDDENVLRTTALRALSYSIPSWLRAYIDFVHPITNFMPPRKAGRPTKKPTPNKQTTTKKASSSSAKATPTKKATSTTTKRTSPTTPKVLTSTTTRKTSTTTIKNTSSSTKKPITTSWPIGIPTITSALPQETGLPDPEEPYEGNYPCLVATSPRCIKQLYNITYPPYNPASSPRSPVNFGVAGFLEQWILHADVADFLSQYQPDYLYRSATPIGPYNFTVELINGGINPQNDPANAGIEASLDVEYAMALGYPTNVIYYVTGGRGTKLDRDGNPSSPEETDNEPYLEFLEALLAKPDAELPHVLSISYADDEISVPRPYALRVCDLFAALAARGVSTFVASGDGGAAGTGQTRCVMNDGSGQKKMFIPTFPASCPYVTAVGAVDNVAPPFTGEDFSAGGFSNYFDRPSWQDEAVKPYVDGFVSRGDPRVGLFNSTGRAMPDISAIGSGFQIIMGGEMSEVLGTSASAPVVAAMVALINDARMRAGKQSLGWLNPLLYSAKVRAVLRDVTVGESYGCLFPDGSTQDGWPAVQGYDCVTGLGAVRQFDELMEALL is encoded by the coding sequence ATGCTACCCTCACTTCTCTTCACCATGCTGAGCGGTGCCGCTTTCATCCATCCCACCATTGCCTCTCCATCCGTCATCCTTGAGAAAGTCGAAGCCAAATCCATTCCACCAGGCTGGTCATTCGACCACAATGCCACCTCCACCGATAAAATCACACTCACCATCGCCCTCAAAGAGCCTGGCTTTTCCGAAGTCAAAGCAAGGCTACACCAACGCCAGTTTGGGGGTAACGACGACCACCTTTCGAGAGATCAGCTCCACACTTATCTCCAGCCCAAAAACAAGAATATCGAAACAGTAAAATCCTGGCTAAGGTCCAACGCAGGAGTCAAAAATGTCCACGTCCAGGGGAGTTTGCTCTCCTTTGAGACAACAGCGCGACAAGTCAAGGACTTGTTCTCTGCTGATCTGAAGTATTACACTTACTCTtccgacgatgatgacgagaaTGTCCTCAGGACCACCGCTCTCAGGGCGTTGTCGTATAGCATCCCATCCTGGCTCCGTGCCTACATCGACTTTGTGCACCCCATAACCAACTTCATGCCCCCGCGTAAAGCAGGTCGTCCGACCAAAAAGCCAACTCCCAATaagcaaaccaccaccaagaaagcATCATCTTCAAGCGCAAAAGCAACCCCGACCAAGAAAGCAACCTCGACCACCACAAAGAGGACATCCCCTACCACCCCGAAGGTTCTAACTTCAACAACCACTAGAAAGACGTCAACCACTACCATCAAAAATACAAGCTCCTCTACCAAGAAAccaatcaccacctcctggcCCATAGGCATCCCAACCATCACCTCGGCGCTCCCCCAAGAAACCGGTCTCCCAGATCCGGAAGAGCCCTACGAAGGCAACTACCCTTGCCTTGTAGCTACATCCCCTCGCTGCATTAAGCAGCTCTACAACATTACCTACCCGCCCTACAACCCCGCCAGCTCCCCCCGTTCCCCCGTAAACTTTGGTGTCGCGGGCTTCCTAGAACAATGGATCCTCCACGCCGACGTCGCCGACTTTCTCTCTCAATACCAACCCGACTACCTCTACCGGTCCGCCACTCCCATCGGTCCCTACAACTTCACAGTGGAGCTCATCAATGGCGGCATAAACCCCCAAAACGACCCCGCCAACGCCGGAATAGAAGCCAGTCTGGATGTCGAGTACGCCATGGCGCTCGGGTACCCTACCAATGTCATCTACTACGTCACCGGAGGCAGAGGAACAAAACTCGACCGTGACggcaacccctcctcccccgaagAAACAGACAACGAGCCCTACCTCGAGTTTCTCGaagccctcctcgccaaaccAGACGCCGAACTCCCCCACGTCCTGAGCATCAGCTacgccgacgacgagatcTCCGTTCCCCGGCCCTACGCCCTCCGAGTCTGCGATTTATTCGCCGCCCTCGCAGCGCGGGGCGTCTCGACCTTTGTCGCGAGCGGCGACGGCGGAGCAGCGGGGACAGGCCAAACCCGCTGCGTCATGAACGACGGGTCCGGGCAGAAGAAAATGTTCATCCCCACCTTCCCCGCCAGTTGTCCCTACGTCACCGCCGTCGGGGCGGTAGACAACGTCGCGCCGCCGTTTACGGGAGAGGACTTCAGCGCCGGGGGGTTCAGCAACTACTTTGACCGCCCCAGCTGGCAAGACGAGGCCGTCAAGCCCTACGTCGACGGGTTCGTCAGTCGCGGTGACCCACGGGTGGGGCTCTTCAACAGCACGGGGCGGGCGATGCCGGATATTAGCGCTATCGGGTCCGGGTTTCAGATCATCATGGGTGGAGAAATGAGCGAGGTCTTGGGCACCAGCGCGAGCGCGCCCGTCGTGGCGGCCATGGTGGCTTTGATCAACGACGCGAGGATGCGCGCGGGGAAACAGAGTCTCGGCTGGCTGAACCCTCTGCTGTATTCGGCAAAGGTGAGGGCGGTGCTTAGGGATGTGACGGTGGGCGAGAGCTATGGGTGCCTGTTTCCTGATGGCAGCACGCAGGATGGGTGGCCTGCCGTTCAGGGGTACGATTGTGTTACGGGTCTTGGTGCTGTCAGGCAGTTTGACGAGCTCATGGAAGCCCTGCTGTAG